In Sander vitreus isolate 19-12246 chromosome 7, sanVit1, whole genome shotgun sequence, a genomic segment contains:
- the LOC144521264 gene encoding uncharacterized protein LOC144521264: protein MRTLCLIMLFHASLQLKCDKRDITAHIGGKFFLICKYDASRFLYSKKYWCRGDSRSTCEILVDSESKIKNTQRAHVIDAGRRGLIVEVTDLQLDNAGVYWVGIDKVYADIMTSVNVVITEVPVSEPNLQPLSSLVDRRTCWGQPVTVRCGCTKGTAVRYAWYTHYKDSLLHHSSDLYLHCGTVETDSDYYCIASNAISSQRSVILSVQVLLPAYNSCIYIIHMQGQPIYDCADRMSTSTVKTPPMTTCQATAKIQSDTRNGSLLNQTDQDMFFGREWTGVHLWYTLLRWGSFASLLIFLCVVLKCIKQDTNVPRRRGQFM, encoded by the exons atgagGACACTGTGTCTGATTATGCTTTTTCATG CAAGCCTTCAGCTCAAGTGTGATAAAAGGGACATCACAGCACATATTGGAGGCAAATTCTTTCTTATCTGCAAGTATGACGCAAGCCGGTTCCTGTACAGTAAAAAGTACTGGTGCCGAGGGGATTCTAGAAGCACCTGTGAGATTTTGGTAGATTCagaaagtaaaattaaaaatacacagAGGGCTCACGTAATAGACGCGGGAAGAAGAGGCTTGATTGTTGAAGTCACAGATCTCCAACTTGACAACGCTGGAGTATACTGGGTTGGGATTGACAAAGTGTATgctgacatcatgacttcagtTAATGTGGTCATCACTGAAG TTCCAGTATCTGAGCCCAATCTTCAGCCCTTGAGCTCTCTGGTGGACAGGCGGACATGTTGGGGTCAGCCAGTGACCGTGCGCTGTGGTTGTACAAAGGGCACTGCCGTTCGTTACGCCTGGTACACACACTACAAGGATAGTCTGCTTCACCACTCGTCAGACTTATACCTACACTGTGGCACAGTGGAAACGGACAGCGACTATTACTGCATTGCCAGTAATGCCATAAGCAGTCAACGGAGTGTTATCCTCTCTGTGCAGGTTCTGCTGCCTGCATACAACAGCTGTATTTACATCATTCATATGCAGG GCCAACCCATTTATGATTGTGCCGACAGAATGAGCACCAGCACGGTCAAAACTCCACCTATGACTACGTGCCAAGCTACCGCGAAAATCCAATCGGACACAAGAAACGGGTCTTTACTCAATCAAACTGATCAAGATATGTTTTTCGGCAG ggaATGGACAGGAGTGCATTTGTGGTACACATTGCTGCGTTGGGGTTCTTTTGCTTCCTTACTGATATTTCTGTGCGTAGtactcaaatgtataaagcaAGACACAAACGTACCAAGAAGAAGAGGACAGTTCATGTGA